In the genome of Microbacterium saperdae, one region contains:
- a CDS encoding tyrosine-type recombinase/integrase has product MAGDEGALAGSARLVLLDGVALLRPDEQVFEAMLEGWRNQGLARNLARSTVQARERQVRAFQARAGVFPWEWAAVHADEWFADLRAVHHCTRSTVRGYQVAVRGFCAFAIDPAYGWAEECMRWFGSHPVQIITDVNSAQHVADVESEPAKRPFTRRELQDLFDYADEQVELKRSQGKKGWMAAFRDATIFKTAYAFGTRRTETQMLDVSDFGRNPEAPEFGGFGAVHVRHGKAKRASPPKRRTVLTVWPWAVDVLEQWFTEVRPPFGTDENPAAWPSERAPRVSAALLDHRMADYRGGIGLDPVLDFHSLRRSYVTHLIEDGWDPRFVQDQVGHEHASTTSIYTGVSSDFRTRTLRRALDQIIADAVGPQQEEAR; this is encoded by the coding sequence GTGGCTGGTGACGAGGGTGCGCTGGCGGGTTCTGCCCGGCTGGTTCTGCTGGACGGAGTCGCGCTGCTTCGCCCGGACGAGCAGGTGTTCGAGGCGATGCTCGAGGGGTGGCGGAACCAGGGCCTTGCCCGGAACCTTGCGCGCTCGACGGTCCAAGCGCGGGAGCGGCAGGTCCGTGCGTTCCAGGCGCGCGCGGGCGTGTTCCCCTGGGAGTGGGCGGCGGTGCACGCGGATGAGTGGTTCGCGGATCTGCGTGCGGTGCACCATTGCACGCGCTCGACGGTGCGCGGCTACCAGGTCGCGGTGCGCGGGTTCTGCGCGTTCGCGATCGATCCGGCCTATGGCTGGGCTGAGGAGTGCATGCGCTGGTTCGGGTCGCACCCGGTGCAGATCATCACGGACGTCAACTCGGCGCAGCACGTCGCGGATGTCGAGTCGGAGCCTGCGAAGCGACCGTTCACCCGACGCGAGTTGCAGGACCTGTTCGATTACGCCGACGAGCAGGTCGAGTTGAAGCGCTCCCAGGGCAAGAAGGGGTGGATGGCGGCGTTCCGGGACGCGACGATCTTCAAGACCGCTTACGCGTTCGGCACGCGCCGCACCGAGACGCAGATGCTTGATGTGTCTGACTTTGGCCGCAACCCGGAGGCGCCGGAGTTCGGCGGGTTCGGGGCGGTGCACGTCCGCCACGGGAAAGCGAAGCGCGCTTCGCCGCCGAAGCGACGCACGGTGCTGACCGTTTGGCCGTGGGCGGTCGATGTCCTCGAGCAGTGGTTCACCGAGGTCCGCCCACCGTTCGGCACCGACGAGAACCCGGCGGCCTGGCCCTCGGAGCGGGCGCCACGGGTGAGCGCAGCGCTACTGGATCACCGGATGGCCGACTACCGGGGAGGGATCGGCCTGGACCCGGTGCTGGACTTCCACTCGCTGCGCCGCTCCTACGTCACGCATCTGATCGAGGACGGCTGGGATCCGAGGTTTGTGCAGGATCAAGTGGGGCACGAACATGCCTCGACCACGTCGATCTACACCGGGGTCTCCTCAGACTTCCGCACCCGCACGCTGCGACGCGCACTGGACCAGATCATCGCCGACGCGGTCGGCCCGCAACAGGAGGAAGCACGATGA
- a CDS encoding helix-turn-helix domain-containing protein translates to MTRQRRKVSYEWRLREVMAAHKLYATTELVPLLAERGIVLSASQVHRLVTTTPERLSLPVLAALCDIFDVTPAELIPTDATGVGVRKIAAGDRPAKPTGIGDLRPVRARIVRPGE, encoded by the coding sequence ATGACCAGACAACGACGGAAGGTGTCCTACGAGTGGCGGCTGCGAGAGGTGATGGCTGCCCACAAGCTCTACGCCACCACCGAGCTCGTCCCGCTGCTCGCCGAGCGCGGCATCGTGCTCTCAGCCTCACAGGTCCACCGGCTCGTGACCACGACCCCCGAGCGACTGTCGCTTCCTGTGCTCGCCGCGCTCTGCGATATCTTCGATGTCACCCCGGCAGAGCTGATCCCCACTGACGCGACGGGTGTCGGCGTCCGCAAGATCGCCGCTGGCGACCGGCCCGCGAAGCCGACCGGCATCGGCGACCTGCGCCCCGTCCGCGCCCGGATCGTCCGCCCCGGCGAGTGA
- a CDS encoding ArsR/SmtB family transcription factor — MNADNKCSLGRESAYVELAVEVFSMLADATRVRIILALRDQELPVNSLAELVDKSPAAVSQHLAKLRLARIVLTRQEGTKVFYRLANEHARQLVADAIFQAEHSLSNDPAHHRGMHPAPEETR, encoded by the coding sequence ATGAATGCAGATAATAAATGTTCGCTCGGGCGGGAGAGCGCCTACGTCGAACTCGCGGTCGAGGTGTTCTCTATGCTCGCCGACGCGACCCGGGTGCGGATCATTCTCGCTCTGCGGGATCAGGAGCTGCCGGTGAATAGCCTCGCGGAGCTCGTGGACAAGTCGCCGGCGGCGGTGTCGCAGCATCTCGCAAAGCTGCGGCTGGCGCGGATCGTGCTGACCCGGCAGGAGGGCACGAAGGTGTTCTACCGGTTGGCGAACGAGCACGCCCGGCAGTTGGTCGCGGACGCGATCTTCCAGGCCGAGCACTCTCTCAGCAACGACCCCGCCCACCACCGCGGCATGCATCCCGCTCCGGAGGAGACGCGCTGA
- a CDS encoding MFS transporter, protein MLRVLRNGTYAKLFSAQVLALLGTGLLTVALGLLAFDIAGDAAGSVLGTALTIKMVAYVGVAPLIAAVVDRLPKKAVLVAADLVRLVIALSLPFVTEAWQIYLLVFVLQSASATFTPAFQALIPTVLPEPSDYTRALSLSRLAYDLESLLSPTIAAALLTVVSYNNLFVGTAVGFVLSATLVLASRLPRRVHEPSTTTFWQRLLLGVRVFARTDTLRFLLLTNIVVAAGTAIVLVNSVVYAKGLFGLDDTALAITLACYGIGSLIVALNVPWIVDRIGVVRTMMAGAAVITIGLITAAIVTAVDTESGTGWGWLLATWVLLGMGTSLVNTPSSRLLADASTPSNRNLVYTAQFALSHACFLITYPIAGWIGAASLTLAALVLTVVATFAAGAAITFAASRRLSTSSDAPAPALIRE, encoded by the coding sequence ATGCTGCGGGTGCTGCGCAACGGCACCTATGCGAAGCTGTTCTCCGCCCAGGTGCTCGCCCTGCTGGGCACGGGCCTGCTTACCGTCGCGCTGGGGCTGCTCGCGTTCGACATCGCCGGCGACGCCGCAGGATCGGTGCTCGGCACGGCGTTGACGATCAAGATGGTCGCCTACGTCGGCGTCGCGCCGCTGATCGCTGCGGTCGTCGACCGGCTCCCCAAGAAGGCCGTCCTGGTCGCCGCGGACCTGGTGCGGCTGGTGATCGCACTGTCGCTCCCGTTCGTGACCGAGGCGTGGCAGATCTATCTGCTGGTGTTCGTGCTGCAGTCCGCGTCGGCGACCTTCACCCCGGCGTTCCAGGCTCTGATCCCCACTGTCCTGCCCGAGCCGTCCGATTACACCCGTGCCCTGTCCTTGTCGCGGCTGGCCTACGACCTCGAGTCACTGTTGAGCCCCACCATCGCCGCCGCCCTGCTCACGGTGGTCAGCTACAACAACCTCTTCGTCGGCACCGCGGTCGGCTTCGTCCTCTCCGCCACCCTTGTGCTCGCCTCACGCCTGCCCCGACGCGTCCATGAGCCCAGCACGACCACGTTCTGGCAACGGCTTTTGCTCGGGGTGAGAGTGTTTGCGCGCACCGACACCCTCCGGTTCCTCCTGTTGACGAACATCGTGGTCGCCGCGGGCACCGCGATCGTGCTGGTCAACTCGGTCGTCTACGCCAAAGGCCTGTTCGGCCTCGACGACACCGCCCTCGCGATCACCCTCGCCTGCTATGGCATCGGATCACTGATCGTCGCGCTCAACGTTCCCTGGATCGTCGACCGGATCGGAGTGGTCCGCACCATGATGGCCGGCGCTGCGGTAATCACGATCGGCCTGATCACCGCGGCGATCGTGACCGCAGTCGACACCGAGTCCGGCACCGGGTGGGGATGGCTGCTGGCGACCTGGGTGCTGCTGGGAATGGGCACCTCCCTGGTGAACACCCCGTCGTCGCGCCTCCTCGCCGACGCCTCAACCCCGTCAAACCGGAACCTCGTCTACACCGCACAGTTCGCGCTCTCCCACGCCTGCTTCCTCATCACCTACCCAATCGCCGGATGGATCGGCGCCGCCAGCCTCACCCTCGCCGCGCTCGTCCTCACCGTCGTCGCGACGTTCGCAGCCGGCGCAGCCATCACCTTCGCTGCCTCCCGACGGCTCAGCACAAGCAGCGACGCTCCCGCGCCCGCTCTCATCCGCGAATAG
- a CDS encoding MFS transporter, with amino-acid sequence MTNLAAVLLTYLVQMTFNPIFAPLSREVGLAEWQIGVTIRTAAVMVVLTSQFWGRRPQALGRKPVLVAAFMLATIAMILFALLAWLGMNGAITGVTLFLLCGIGFGTAIAAVPPTAQAYIADVTPDEKTRVKGMAGVGAVQGIAMIGGSVIGGAFSALGILTPLIAVPVLLLAGLALILFRLRREPRHELIETPTRVSPFDSRVWPFLLAGFGMFTALGFIQVITGFIVQDRLGLDATAAGLVTGGALLAAGVGMVLAQAVIVPCSG; translated from the coding sequence TTGACTAACCTCGCCGCGGTGCTGCTCACCTACCTCGTGCAGATGACCTTCAACCCGATCTTCGCGCCGCTGTCACGCGAGGTCGGCCTCGCCGAATGGCAGATCGGTGTCACGATCAGGACGGCGGCGGTCATGGTCGTGCTCACCAGCCAGTTCTGGGGGCGCCGCCCCCAAGCCCTGGGCCGCAAGCCCGTCCTCGTGGCCGCGTTCATGCTCGCCACGATCGCGATGATCCTGTTCGCGCTGCTGGCCTGGCTCGGCATGAACGGCGCGATCACCGGCGTGACCCTGTTCCTGCTGTGCGGCATCGGCTTCGGCACCGCGATCGCCGCCGTGCCACCCACCGCGCAGGCATACATCGCCGACGTCACCCCGGACGAGAAGACCCGGGTGAAGGGCATGGCCGGCGTCGGCGCGGTGCAGGGCATCGCCATGATCGGCGGGTCCGTCATCGGCGGAGCATTTTCGGCCCTCGGCATCCTCACCCCGCTGATCGCCGTGCCGGTGCTGCTACTCGCGGGCCTCGCATTGATCCTGTTCCGGCTGCGCCGGGAGCCGCGTCACGAGCTCATCGAGACCCCCACCAGAGTCAGCCCGTTCGACTCACGCGTCTGGCCGTTCCTGCTCGCCGGGTTCGGGATGTTCACCGCACTCGGCTTCATCCAGGTCATCACCGGATTCATCGTCCAAGACCGCCTCGGCCTCGACGCGACCGCCGCCGGACTCGTCACCGGCGGCGCGCTCCTGGCCGCCGGAGTCGGTATGGTCCTCGCCCAGGCCGTCATCGTGCCGTGCAGCGGGTGA
- a CDS encoding TetR/AcrR family transcriptional regulator yields the protein MPTAPRRPKGEPLIGRPPKITRDDVLTAVLDIGFTDVTVPLVAERLDVTPATIYRHVPDRATMLALAWDRVVDDIPWPTVAGDWRAVLLAYAECLWEALAEHPGVVTALSSGLMPERTMDILLALAAHLERESFAMPDAMLVIDTVIDTVIDHRLGLERLDGHTPAPGVSRAEMASSWEPHDDEAAALQRARAAMRDAVVTPPRQWLNRKLSLILDGGEKLRDTTERLPFDLTAPDGRSSATQ from the coding sequence ATGCCCACCGCACCCAGACGGCCCAAGGGCGAACCGTTGATCGGCCGACCACCGAAGATCACCCGCGATGACGTCCTCACCGCGGTGCTCGACATCGGCTTCACCGACGTGACCGTACCACTCGTCGCCGAACGCCTCGATGTCACCCCCGCGACGATCTACCGCCATGTGCCCGATCGCGCAACGATGCTCGCCCTGGCCTGGGACCGCGTCGTCGATGACATTCCCTGGCCCACGGTCGCGGGCGACTGGCGCGCTGTGCTCCTCGCCTACGCCGAATGCCTGTGGGAGGCCCTCGCCGAACATCCCGGCGTCGTCACCGCACTCTCTTCCGGACTCATGCCCGAACGCACCATGGACATCCTCCTCGCCCTCGCCGCACACCTCGAACGGGAGAGTTTCGCAATGCCCGACGCCATGCTCGTCATCGACACCGTCATCGACACCGTCATCGATCACCGGCTCGGGCTGGAAAGGCTCGACGGCCACACCCCGGCCCCAGGAGTGTCGCGCGCCGAGATGGCGTCCTCATGGGAGCCTCACGATGACGAGGCTGCGGCGCTCCAACGAGCACGAGCTGCGATGCGTGACGCCGTAGTCACGCCCCCACGCCAGTGGCTCAACCGCAAACTCTCACTCATCCTCGACGGCGGAGAAAAACTGAGAGACACCACTGAACGTCTGCCTTTCGATCTGACTGCACCCGACGGGCGTTCCTCAGCGACGCAATGA
- a CDS encoding ABC transporter ATP-binding protein — protein MITIVRRFRRLLGAGRASLMTRYLVASLLTAIVIGIATVVGAVALSALLRNDISAATTAAVACALLAMLAGLMSYVSTLRGFDVSLDLLGTLRRRIADHLAMLPPGWFTAAHRGRASSVLNRGSIAVLGLPNHQLTPLIRAIIVPVTVIAGTAILDPLVAVVTVPSILLALAAMLLAQRVGTRRDGAVHRSEAELSDRIVEFAQGQETLRTGRPGSIGRDRLNAAFDRHRRAERAQVLSVIPAIASTHSIVQLAFLIVLLVVAGTAASGGLPADRAGTVLAALVAAFLALRPLGEAGTYGAALRMATAHLDEIDALLSERPLAVDTPAGYVPPAALLTAVGVSAAYGTTTVLDDVTLQVEEGSLTAVVGRSGSGKSTLAALLSRHLDPATGTIRVLGLDVRGMDAEQVGSHIALVTQESAVFAGTLRENVAIGRRTASDDELDDIAEKTGLTTLLDALPDRWDTAVGAGGRQLSGGERQRVALARALLTSAPILILDEPTSALDPETETLVLRTLLTLRRERTILLTTHRLAPIVAADRIIVMDRGRIVEQGTHDELRAQNGTYATFWRLRNQSEGWRISKSANVMD, from the coding sequence ATGATCACCATCGTCCGCCGCTTCCGCAGACTCCTCGGGGCGGGCCGCGCCTCACTCATGACGCGCTACCTCGTCGCCTCGCTGCTCACCGCGATCGTCATCGGCATCGCCACCGTCGTCGGGGCTGTTGCGCTGTCCGCCCTGCTCCGCAACGACATCAGCGCGGCAACCACGGCGGCGGTCGCCTGCGCCCTGCTCGCCATGCTTGCAGGGTTGATGAGCTACGTCTCAACGCTGCGCGGATTCGACGTCTCCCTCGACCTGCTCGGCACCCTCCGTCGCCGCATCGCGGACCACCTCGCCATGCTTCCGCCCGGCTGGTTCACCGCCGCCCATCGCGGGCGCGCATCCTCCGTGCTCAACCGAGGATCGATCGCCGTCCTCGGCCTGCCCAATCACCAGCTCACACCGCTCATCCGCGCGATCATCGTGCCGGTGACGGTGATCGCCGGGACCGCGATCCTTGATCCGCTCGTCGCTGTCGTCACCGTGCCGAGCATTCTCCTCGCTCTGGCGGCAATGCTCTTGGCGCAACGCGTCGGAACGCGGCGCGACGGCGCCGTGCACCGCAGCGAAGCCGAGCTCTCAGACCGCATCGTCGAATTCGCTCAAGGGCAGGAGACGCTGCGCACCGGGCGGCCGGGATCCATCGGCAGAGACCGACTGAACGCGGCGTTCGACCGTCATCGCCGCGCTGAGCGCGCCCAGGTGCTCAGCGTCATCCCCGCAATCGCCTCGACCCATTCCATCGTGCAACTCGCCTTCCTGATAGTGCTCCTCGTCGTCGCCGGGACGGCGGCATCCGGAGGTCTACCCGCCGATCGGGCAGGAACCGTCCTCGCCGCGCTGGTCGCCGCGTTCCTCGCGCTGCGCCCCCTCGGTGAGGCCGGAACCTACGGGGCGGCGCTCCGAATGGCGACCGCGCATCTCGACGAGATCGATGCACTTCTCTCGGAGCGCCCGCTCGCCGTCGATACACCCGCGGGGTACGTACCACCGGCGGCGCTCCTCACCGCGGTCGGCGTGAGCGCCGCCTACGGCACGACGACGGTGCTCGATGATGTGACGCTCCAGGTCGAAGAGGGCTCCCTGACCGCCGTCGTCGGCCGCTCCGGAAGCGGCAAGAGCACGCTCGCCGCTCTGCTCTCCCGCCACCTCGACCCAGCAACCGGCACCATCCGTGTCCTCGGTCTCGACGTGCGAGGAATGGACGCCGAGCAGGTCGGGTCCCATATCGCCCTCGTCACTCAGGAGAGCGCGGTCTTCGCGGGCACACTGCGGGAGAACGTCGCGATCGGCCGGCGCACGGCCAGCGATGACGAACTCGACGACATCGCCGAGAAGACAGGATTGACAACACTTCTCGACGCGTTGCCGGACCGTTGGGACACCGCCGTCGGTGCCGGCGGGCGACAGCTCTCCGGCGGCGAGCGGCAACGAGTCGCCCTCGCGCGTGCGCTCCTCACATCGGCGCCGATCCTCATCCTCGACGAACCCACAAGCGCACTGGACCCCGAGACAGAAACCCTCGTGCTGCGCACCCTGCTGACGCTTCGAAGAGAACGGACCATCCTCCTCACCACCCACCGGCTCGCGCCCATCGTGGCCGCCGACCGCATCATCGTCATGGACCGTGGCCGCATCGTGGAGCAAGGCACCCACGACGAGCTCCGCGCGCAGAACGGCACCTACGCCACCTTCTGGCGACTCCGCAACCAGAGCGAAGGCTGGCGCATATCGAAGTCTGCGAATGTGATGGACTGA
- a CDS encoding ABC transporter ATP-binding protein — translation MNATQQSRLRPQPAEVAQLIRPVRWRVRAAIALTALSCACTTAGLLAVAGLADALLVTSAAPWGWLVGIALGLIGGVALRILADVLTHQADADLAHGIRHRLADALERAPFSWFQDHPAGGIRTVVADDVTKMHHLVAHSYTDLTAAIAAPGFAAAAIAVIDVRLLLVLAVPVVAAVFLGRRMSAVNAEKMPGYGAAAGALGIEITEFLDTVPLLRSFGRAGALTTRLRRADTRFVDYFLSWAKPLIQPETLQAQLVSPVTLLAIVIGSGTAFVAAGWTSPLALIPVALLGLSVSQPLTAIADNSRSLQMARGSAKAIQDILDTPGEQARGTEPFPPVADITLDDVSYERDGTPILDRITLRIAQGAQVAIVGPSGAGKTTLARIIVGLITPSSGSVHIGDVPLSAIDRDARRSAIGYLGQHSHLLRASVAENITLTSDPDPERIAAALRAASAEEFVQALPRAAETIAGEEHTFSGGQQQRLAIARVAYLPPRVLVLDEPTARVDVETEHDVQRGLASLLAAAPGTTTVVVSHRLETIADADSIIVLDSGSIVQQGAHEQLLAQTGLYRRLWNAQLMRPEDPTEGEQ, via the coding sequence ATGAACGCGACGCAGCAGTCCCGCCTCCGACCACAGCCCGCGGAGGTTGCCCAGCTGATCCGCCCCGTCCGCTGGCGCGTCCGAGCCGCCATCGCGCTCACGGCGCTCTCCTGCGCGTGCACCACCGCTGGCCTCCTCGCCGTCGCAGGACTCGCCGACGCCCTGCTCGTCACGTCGGCTGCGCCGTGGGGATGGCTCGTGGGCATCGCGCTGGGACTGATCGGCGGGGTCGCTCTGCGAATCCTCGCCGATGTGCTCACCCATCAGGCGGACGCCGACCTCGCCCACGGCATCCGCCACCGCCTCGCCGACGCGCTGGAGCGCGCACCCTTCTCGTGGTTCCAGGATCACCCCGCGGGCGGCATCCGCACAGTGGTCGCCGACGACGTCACGAAGATGCACCATCTCGTCGCGCACTCCTACACCGACCTCACCGCAGCGATCGCTGCTCCCGGATTCGCCGCCGCAGCGATCGCTGTCATCGACGTTCGGCTCTTGCTGGTGCTGGCGGTTCCCGTCGTGGCGGCCGTGTTCCTCGGGCGGCGGATGTCGGCCGTCAACGCCGAGAAGATGCCAGGCTACGGTGCGGCAGCCGGAGCGCTCGGCATCGAGATCACCGAGTTCCTCGACACCGTGCCGCTGCTGCGCTCCTTCGGCCGCGCCGGAGCGCTCACCACCCGCCTGCGGCGAGCTGACACCCGGTTCGTCGACTACTTCCTCAGCTGGGCCAAGCCACTCATCCAACCCGAGACGCTGCAGGCGCAACTCGTCTCCCCGGTCACTCTCCTGGCCATCGTGATCGGCTCCGGCACGGCATTCGTCGCCGCGGGCTGGACCTCGCCGCTCGCGCTCATCCCCGTCGCCCTCCTCGGCCTCTCCGTCTCCCAGCCGCTGACCGCCATCGCCGACAACTCCCGCTCCCTGCAGATGGCTCGCGGTTCCGCCAAGGCCATCCAGGACATCCTCGACACTCCTGGCGAGCAAGCGCGGGGCACAGAGCCCTTTCCACCGGTCGCAGACATCACGCTGGACGATGTGAGCTACGAACGTGACGGCACCCCGATCCTCGATCGCATCACGCTACGCATCGCTCAGGGTGCCCAAGTCGCGATCGTCGGGCCCAGCGGTGCGGGCAAGACCACGCTGGCCCGGATCATCGTCGGACTGATCACCCCCTCCTCCGGGTCCGTGCACATCGGAGATGTCCCGCTCTCGGCCATCGATCGGGACGCACGACGCTCGGCGATCGGCTACCTCGGCCAGCACAGCCACCTGCTGCGGGCAAGCGTCGCCGAGAACATCACGCTCACCTCCGATCCTGACCCGGAGCGAATCGCCGCAGCACTGCGTGCGGCCTCAGCAGAGGAGTTCGTTCAGGCTCTGCCGCGCGCCGCCGAAACCATAGCCGGTGAGGAGCACACCTTCTCCGGCGGGCAGCAGCAACGACTGGCCATCGCCCGGGTGGCCTACCTGCCGCCCCGCGTCCTCGTTCTGGACGAGCCCACCGCCCGTGTGGACGTCGAGACCGAACATGACGTGCAGCGCGGGCTCGCCTCGCTGCTCGCAGCAGCACCAGGGACCACCACGGTCGTCGTCTCCCACCGCCTCGAGACCATCGCGGATGCCGACAGCATCATCGTGCTCGACTCCGGCAGCATCGTGCAGCAGGGCGCGCACGAGCAATTGCTCGCACAGACAGGGCTCTACCGCAGGCTCTGGAACGCCCAGCTCATGCGACCAGAAGACCCCACCGAAGGGGAACAGTGA
- a CDS encoding ABC transporter ATP-binding protein, with product MNTPAPLIAQRVTLGYGGRPIIEDLDLEIPAGSVTVFIGPNGCGKSTLLGGLARVLRPSSGRVLLDGRDLQEWPTKQAAQRLAVLPQQPLLPDGITVRDLVRRGRHPHRGTFQRWSDEDDEKVALALAQTSLTEATDHPVGSLSGGQRQRAFIAMVLAQDTPLMLLDEPTTFLDIAHQYELLELCRRLNRDTGRTLVLVLHDLNQAARYATHIVALDQGRIAAQGTPDTVLTTETVQNAFGLDALIVPDPVTGTPMVVPRVGGDER from the coding sequence ATGAACACCCCCGCCCCACTGATCGCCCAACGAGTGACACTCGGCTATGGCGGACGCCCGATCATCGAGGACCTCGATCTGGAGATCCCCGCAGGCTCCGTCACCGTGTTCATCGGCCCCAACGGCTGCGGCAAGTCGACTCTGCTGGGCGGGCTCGCACGCGTGCTCCGACCGAGTTCAGGACGTGTGCTCCTCGATGGCAGGGACCTCCAGGAGTGGCCCACGAAACAGGCCGCGCAGCGTCTCGCAGTGCTGCCGCAACAACCCTTGCTGCCGGACGGGATCACCGTTCGCGATCTCGTGCGCCGGGGACGCCATCCGCACCGCGGCACCTTCCAGCGTTGGAGCGACGAGGACGACGAGAAGGTTGCTCTCGCCTTGGCCCAGACGAGCCTCACCGAGGCGACCGACCATCCCGTGGGCTCACTCTCCGGCGGGCAGCGCCAGCGCGCGTTCATCGCGATGGTGCTCGCACAGGACACCCCCCTCATGCTGCTCGACGAACCCACGACCTTCCTCGACATCGCCCATCAGTACGAACTCCTCGAACTCTGCCGACGACTCAACCGTGACACCGGACGCACCCTCGTGCTCGTACTCCACGACCTGAATCAGGCTGCGCGATACGCCACCCACATCGTCGCCCTCGACCAGGGGCGGATCGCCGCCCAGGGCACCCCCGACACGGTGCTCACCACTGAGACGGTGCAGAACGCCTTCGGCCTCGACGCGCTCATCGTGCCCGACCCGGTCACGGGCACGCCGATGGTCGTCCCGCGCGTGGGAGGAGACGAACGATGA
- a CDS encoding FecCD family ABC transporter permease has product MIATLVILFLAALSLGDVQVTMADMIAVLTGQETGLKRLVLLSWRLPQTLCAIIIGAALALAGAIFQTLTRNPLGSPDVIGFSTGAYTGALMSLLFFGGGYAALAAGAVGGGLITAIVVTLLAYRGGLDGFRLVIVGIGISALLTSLNGYLLLTARVEVARAASVWGIGSLSGLRWEQAAPTAVLLIVAIAAVLPMTRSMHQFELGDTLAIGTGVALERLRWGMVLGGVVLVALATAVTGPIAFVALAAPQIARRITGAGQTQPLTVMLTGSIVLLASDLIAMHAIPGIQLPVGVLTVCVGGVYLVWLLISETRKKA; this is encoded by the coding sequence ATGATCGCCACGCTCGTGATCTTGTTCCTCGCCGCGCTCTCCCTCGGCGATGTGCAGGTCACCATGGCCGACATGATCGCCGTCCTCACCGGCCAGGAGACCGGCCTCAAACGACTCGTGCTCCTGAGCTGGCGCCTCCCGCAAACCCTGTGCGCGATCATCATCGGTGCAGCGCTCGCCCTCGCCGGCGCGATCTTCCAGACGCTGACGCGCAACCCGCTCGGAAGCCCAGACGTCATCGGCTTCTCCACCGGCGCCTACACGGGGGCGCTGATGTCGCTGCTGTTCTTCGGCGGCGGATACGCTGCTCTCGCGGCCGGCGCGGTCGGGGGCGGCCTGATCACCGCGATCGTCGTCACCCTGCTCGCCTACCGAGGTGGGCTCGATGGATTCCGCCTCGTGATCGTCGGCATCGGGATCAGCGCTCTGCTCACCTCGCTCAACGGCTACCTTCTGCTCACCGCCCGAGTGGAAGTCGCCCGTGCCGCCAGTGTCTGGGGCATCGGCTCGCTCAGCGGCCTGCGATGGGAGCAGGCAGCGCCGACCGCGGTGCTGCTCATCGTTGCGATAGCCGCAGTGCTGCCGATGACCCGGTCGATGCACCAGTTCGAGCTCGGTGACACTCTCGCGATCGGCACAGGAGTCGCGCTCGAACGCCTGCGGTGGGGCATGGTCCTCGGTGGGGTCGTGCTCGTGGCCCTGGCCACCGCGGTGACCGGGCCCATCGCCTTCGTCGCCCTCGCCGCACCGCAGATCGCCCGCCGGATCACCGGCGCGGGGCAGACCCAGCCGCTGACGGTGATGCTCACGGGGTCGATCGTGCTGCTGGCCTCGGACCTCATCGCAATGCATGCCATCCCCGGCATCCAACTGCCTGTCGGCGTGCTCACAGTCTGCGTCGGCGGTGTCTACCTCGTATGGCTGCTGATCTCGGAAACCAGGAAGAAAGCATGA